GGATGGCTAGGCGGTCTCTTGAGTGTACCTAGTCGTTTTTATCTGGCTTCCTAGATAACTCACAAACACATTGATCATCTTCCTTCTTATTTCTGACCATGActggtttttttcttcttgatTCCCCCATCCATCACCTAGTCTTTGTGGAAGCCACGCTCGTCTAACAGCTGCCACGCAGTTCGTCAACGAAGCCGACAGCCGACCTGGCGAAGTCGGTAACGTGCAGTAGTCATCTCCTGTTACGTACAAGCCATCAAAAACCCGTGTCTAGACTTCCAGGTTGTCGCATCACGAGACAAGGTTATAATCACTCTTCCTTGCCAATGGCCAACGCGGCGTGCGGGGAATGCCACCCCTCCAGCGAACTACCCGAGTCTGCCCCGCGAGGATACGCTATTTGCGCTGAACATCTTCTAGTCGCGTGGAAGAGGGGAGTGGACACTTCTGCATGGGTCTCTGTTGGCAGCCCGATTACATTGTATCCCATCCATGGATGGACCAATCGATTTGATCGATCTCCAATGCTCTCATTTTGTTATCCTAAAAGGGAAACTGTCACTCCTGGTGCCGTCTTGGGGATTCGGTGGGGATCTAGACATCCGGCGGAGGCGTGAGGTGTGAGCCAAACCTCTGGACCGATAACGGTCCGGCTTGACTGGCAGTCTTATCAGGGACCCTCGACTTCCTAGAGTCAGTCATCTAAGTACTTAACCCACGTTGCCGACTTCCTGTTGACCAACGGAATCCCATTTCATCCCATCTTTTGAACCTTTTgcaacaacaagaacagCTCTGACGGTCACCGCAATGTACATTATTGCGGCCTTGGCCGTGACTCTTGCGCTGTTCTCCGCATGGAGATGGAGGTGGCGATGCACACCCAAGGTTGGTCAAACCGGCTTTCCATGGCACACCGTATGCCTGATGAGTTCCATAGGCAAACGCTTCGTCTGGGTACGATTTTGAGAAGTCGGAGACAGGTGAAATCGAACCACTGCAGGAGTTTGATTGGAAGCTGAACGACCCGGCCAAGCATCGGCCATTCAAGCCGGTCTATCACATTACAATGGGCACGTTGAAACGTATGATGGGACTTACGAAGAGAGACTGACCGAAACCATCGTAGCCATTCAAGCAAGCCCGCCGCAAGATCTCATCATCATTGACAACAATTACCTGGACCGGGTCACAGAACGTCGACGGATCTTAAAGGAGAACACGTCAAGGGTTGCTGGTGCAGTGCCGGAAGGAATCCCGGCTCTCCACGAGACTTGGACTTACCTGCTCTCCGAGTACCTGCCAAGGCGGTACCCAACCATGTTCACACTGTCTGAAGACCGATCGAGCTTTCGTAATCATGTCACTGGCGTCTCCCTACCTCTGACGCCGCCCGAAGACCCCGTTGATGCGCTCCACGCCCTTGGAGAGACGGTAGAAGACGACATGTTTCTATTGGTTGAGACCGCCAAAGGTCATCGTGCGGTTGCGTTTGTTTGCTGCCACCCGGCTGGGTTCGATCCTTCCGACAAGTTGGGGAAGCTGATGAAGGACATCCACACGCCAGTACCATCGTATGAGAAAATAGGTGCAAGTATGGAACGGTTCTTCAGTCGGTTGCAGGTGGGCAAGAGTGTGAAAAGAATGAATGTGAGCTCGACTGTGTTCTCATTTCTCATTAGCGAGAAGATACTGATGAACGATGCAGTGGTCTGTGTCAACCCACGACAGACTCTTCAGCCCTGGAGACTTGCACATTTATGAAGGAGACAAGGCAGAGGTagacgaggatgtcgacatTAGCAAGGTATGTCTCCTGTTGGTGCGACTCGCCGTGATGTCTTTACGGACCTTTACTCACGGGGGTGGCGTAGGCCCGCCTGCGCCAGGAGCTGCAGACCTTGACAAGACTTCCCAAGACTGGCGCAATTCTGTTCTCGTTCAAGACATATCTTACGCCGATAGAAGAAgtcaagaaggaggggtTCGGGCTGCAGCTGGCAGACGCCATAGAGGGACTGAGAAGCGGCAATGCGCCAGGCATGTGGGTCTACAAGGGAGCGTCTCGCTGGGGGAAGAGCGTCTGTGAATACCTTCGGTCGTAGCGGATGACGAGAGTGGCAATGGTGTGCACATCAAAGAAGGAGTCGAGGTGTTGAAATCGAACAGTCGAGTTACCACCTATGCTGTATTGCATTGCATCCCACTTCTCGTCGGCGTGTAAAGGTTGTGTACATCGGACCCGACCCGAAAGCCGGGGCAGTTTGTGGAAATACCGGAGTCTCGGACCCGGATATGGATATGCTGTGGCTCGGCGGGCGATCTCCCGCCTCACTTCCCCAAGCGATAACCGAAAACATCAAATACGTGATCGCCCACTGACCAGCCAAAGCCATGGCCATCACAGGTCACGTCACTAAGAACAGCTCCACGGCTGCCCGCGCAACGCGGCCTTGCACAGCCGTTGGGTATCTGTCAGTCAGTGGCTTCTCTTCTTTAAATTATGATTGTGGTTTCTGGGAGTGTTGCGCCGAAGCAGGCCCTGGCTGGAAAGGAGTTCCCGGTCGTACCGGAAAGGGGCGTTTGTTCGTATGGGAGAAGTACCTGATGGGGTCTAGCGGCCCCCATCCGAGCCCCGTGCGAAATTTCCCAGCAGCAGAAAGCTTCCTAGGTTCAGTGCGGAACCCCCCTGCATATTCATCCATACAAGGTGTAAACGAGATGTGGACTCAacttcatcaacatcaagCACCCACCAGCCGCCCTGTTCATTTCTCTTTCTTTGCACATGTTGGCCCGCCTCCCAACCCCGGTTTTCCGGTGTCCTCACTGGGGCCAGCACCTTCTGTCCCTCCCGATGAATCGAGCCCCCGGGCTTTGTTTGCCGCCGTCAGACTGACTCTTgtcaccgtcgtctccgcTGGTGCGATGCTTTCCCTTGCCGCCGCAACCTTGGATCCTGCAGCCCGCATATGTATGTACCCAACATGGCGCGGCCTCATCAACCATGGCCTCACCTGAAGTCAGGGACGTCTCCGCAATCTAACGCTCATAAGAACAGGCTCGCCAATGGCAAGCCCGCTGCTGAGCTGAACCGGGAAACCTTGCCGTGAAACAGAGTGCCCTCTGCAGGCCCATCTCACCCAAAGGAGCCTTCTACTCTATTCCTCGCAAGCTAGGCTTGCGGGGACATCTCCTTTTCCAGAAACCACGGAGCGAGCGTGTACTGTAACCCATGTGTCGTTCGTCCCATGCCCGTCCTGGCTTCTCCAGGGGACACGAGATTCTGCATCATAAAAGAGGCCGGGTCGCCAGGCGGCTACGAACCCCTCCGTCCCCTTGGCTTTTGAGCTTAGCTACATTCTTTCCACCGTACACTGAACTTCCTGAAGCAAGGCCAAGCATCGATTGCTGCCACTTGCGTCCTCTCTTTCCCCTTTTTTCAAGACCTTTCATTCGTTCCAACCCTTGAATTCAAGCTTTTTCCAAGCCGCCCGGTCGGTTTTAGTTAGGCACACACTCACTTACACGAACAAACCCCCCCACACACAAACACCACCACACGCAAAAATGAAGTTCACCTGGAGCATCGCCAGCGCGGCTCTGCTGGCCACCCGCGCCCAGTGCGAGATCCTCTGGGACGGCCGCTTCAACGacatgacggcgtcgaccgaCCTCGACAAGTGGTCCTTCAGCAATGCCGTTGGCCCCTACCAGTACTACATCCACGGCCCCGGCGAGACGACCGAGTACGTCAACCTGTCCGAGGACTTCAAGAACCCGGCCGACACGGCCTCCAAGCAGGGCGCCAAGATTTCCCTGACCAGCACCGCCTTCTGGAACGGTCAGAACATGCGCCGCACCGAGCTGATCCCCCAgaccaaggccgccatcgccaagggcAAAGTCTACTACCACTTCTCCCTGAAGCGCTCCGACACCAACGCCCCCTCCCTCAGCAAGGAGCACCAGATCGCCTTCTTCGAGAGCCACTTCGTCGAGATGAAGTCGGGCTGGCAGAGCGGCGCCACCGGCACCGAGGACCCCCTCCTGCGCtgggtcgtcggcggcaagaccGAGTGGAGCGTCAACTGGGATGCCGACGTCTGGCACAACGTCGCCTACGAGATCGACTTCGACGCCGGCTCCGTCGGCTTCTGGCACTCCACCGGCTCCGAGGCCTTGACCCAGGTCGTCGCAcccgtcaccgccgccgcctccagcaACGGTGCCGACTGGCACGTCGGTGTCCTCGAGCTCCCCAGGGACGGCTACCCCGACGAGACCGAGGACTTTTACTTCTCCGGAGTCTacatcgaggacggcgagctcACCACCTCCGTTGGCTCTGGCGCTGctggctccggctccggctccggttCCGCCGCCCCTGTTTCCTCGGCTGCTCCCGCCGTCACTTCTGctcctgctgccgccgcccctaCCTCAACTGCTGCCCCTacctccaccgccgctcCCGTCTCTTCCGCGGCCCCCGTCTCCTCTGCCGCCCCCGTAGAGTCTGAGGCCCCCGTCGC
This sequence is a window from Colletotrichum higginsianum IMI 349063 chromosome 8, whole genome shotgun sequence. Protein-coding genes within it:
- a CDS encoding Mannosyl transferase — its product is MYIIAALAVTLALFSAWRWRWRCTPKANASSGYDFEKSETGEIEPLQEFDWKLNDPAKHRPFKPVYHITMGTLKPIQASPPQDLIIIDNNYLDRVTERRRILKENTSRVAGAVPEGIPALHETWTYLLSEYLPRRYPTMFTLSEDRSSFRNHVTGVSLPLTPPEDPVDALHALGETVEDDMFLLVETAKGHRAVAFVCCHPAGFDPSDKLGKLMKDIHTPVPSYEKIGASMERFFSRLQVGKSVKRMNWSVSTHDRLFSPGDLHIYEGDKAEVDEDVDISKARLRQELQTLTRLPKTGAILFSFKTYLTPIEEVKKEGFGLQLADAIEGLRSGNAPGMWVYKGASRWGKSVCEYLRS